A genomic region of Octopus sinensis linkage group LG2, ASM634580v1, whole genome shotgun sequence contains the following coding sequences:
- the LOC115226030 gene encoding craniofacial development protein 2-like, translated as MEEKKKIGCDVLGLCETRWKKEASIRWQDGCTVRLGRAEGARSVGGIGFIVSKEWTSRVASCQFISSRIGVLNVNLSEKATLKIVQTYAPTSASDDDEVEEFYRQLDKGLAVKSTYTVVMGDFIAKVGHGRQGEEYVGRFSMGERNEREERLATMAEARRLYIGNSLFGKRERKRWTWISPNSKHRSEIDYILVDKQRILHDVSVVTPFNTGSDHRLMRARVVFDGKKKKMALYLASKGKRVRVYNEVKLQEAIMQENWCQGDGIDDDYNSLIGKLKECLRKAKRVCLREKKGRISEETTKLLEKRKNMKRTIEDHLEYSLLSRVIRQQLKKDFEAYWMEKLLKAAEEKKSLKKCKRDMVLYRSVDIVFQ; from the exons atggaggagaagaagaagatcggGTGCGACGTGTTAGGGCTGTGCGAGACACGATGGAAGAAGGAAGCGAGTATACGATGGCAAGATGGATGCACTGTGAGATTAGGGAGAGCAGAAGGTGCTAGATCGGTCGGAGGCATCGGATTCATCGTAAGTAAGGAATGGACTTCGAGGGTCGCTTCTTGCCAGTTCATATCATCACGGATTGGTGTACTGAATGTGAATCTCTCAGAGAAGGCCACCCTCAAGATTGTCCAGACCTATGCTCCCACAAGTGCCAGCGACGACGACGAGGTGGAAGAATTCTATCGACAACTAGACAAAGGGCTGGCTGTGAAGTCCACTTACACTGTCGTGATGGGAGACTTCATCGCAAAGGTTGGACATGGACGACAAGGAGAGGAGTATGTCGGAAGATTCAGCATGGGAGAGAGAAACGAGAGAGAAGAACGTTTGGCTACCATGGCAGAGGCGAGGCGGCTCTACATCGGAAACAGCCTATTcgggaagagggagaggaagagatggaCCTGGATATCGCCGAACTCTAAACACCGAAGCGAGATCGATTACATCCTGGTTGATAAGCAACGCATATTACATGATGTCTCCGTCGTGACGCCATTCAACACCGGCAGCGATCATCGTCTGATGAGGGCGAGGGTCGTCTTCgacgggaagaagaagaagatggcgCTGTATTTGGCGTCGAAGGGAAAACGTGTCCGAGTCTACAACGAGGTAAAGCTGCAGGAAGCCATCATGCAGGAAAACTGGTGCCAAGGAGACGGTATAGACGATGACTACAACTCACTGATAGGGAAACTGAAGGAGTGTTTAAGGAAGGCTAAGAGAGTATGTCtaagagaaaagaagggaagaatctCGGAAGAAACTACGAAGTTACtcgagaagaggaaaaatatgaaGAGGACTATTGAAGATCACCTTGAATATTCCCTTCTCAGCAGAGTGATTCGTCAGCAACTAAAGAAAGACTTTGAAGCATACTGGATGGAGAAGCTCTTGAAGGCCGCAGAGGAAAAGAAGAGCCTCAAGAAATGCAAGAGGGACATGGTACTATATAGATC ggtggatattgtctttcaataa
- the LOC115232568 gene encoding galactoside 2-alpha-L-fucosyltransferase 3 isoform X2 has translation MLISYGFPHKDSVEKSIRCLNLTNISCPRCLPQSARHIVPEKKTLCLKLSGRLGNNLFQIASVFGIARAKDMHFTLKYSQHLKHLKEIFKIESLLVNISCPENFITDVKHCSFSNVVLKYPNNKDYLMYGYFQSWLYFFSVEPEIRTMFTFQSKIRDEAQNILRNITQFHHQKYSLTNNNSMTYVGIHIRRGDFLKERNVKLGYKTAPALYFENAMEYYRKQFTNYIFIVCTDDIEWSTKNLGHKSTYYVHEAFYIDFAVLSMCNHSIISVGSFSWWSAWLANGQTVYYPHPFEKNTYLETKFSSHTRDYFPLDWIPIDI, from the coding sequence ATGCTTATTTCTTATGGATTTCCTCATAAGGACTCTGTCGAAAAGTCCATACGCTGTCTCAACCTAACAAATATAAGTTGCCCACGGTGTTTGCCTCAAAGTGCCCGTCATATAGTTccagaaaagaaaacattatgcCTTAAGCTTTCAGGACGTCTAGGAAATAATCTCTTCCAGATCGCCTCGGTTTTCGGTATTGCTAGAGCAAAAGATATGCATTTCACTTTAAAATACAGTCAACACCTGAAGCATTTGAAAGAAATCTTCAAGATAGAATCTTTGCTGGTGAATATATCATGTCCAGAAAATTTTATTACAGATGTGAAACATTGCAGCTTCAGTAATGTCGTTTTGAAATACCCGAACAATAAAGATTATTTGATGTATGGTTATTTCCAATCTTGGTTATATTTTTTCTCCGTTGAACCAGAAATTCGAACTATGTTTACTTTTCAATCAAAAATACGCGATGAGGCACAAAATATTCTGAGGAATATAACCCAGTTTCATCACCAAAAATATTCACTAACAAATAACAACTCCATGACATACGTTGGTATTCATATTCGAAGAGGCGATTTCTTGAAAGAAAGAAACGTAAAATTAGGATACAAAACTGCACCAGCGCTATATTTTGAAAACGCTATGGAATATTATCGGAAGCAgttcacaaattatatatttatcgtCTGCACAGACGATATTGAATGGAGCACAAAAAATCTTGGGCACAAATCTACTTATTATGTGCACGAAGCATTTTATATAGACTTTGCTGTATTATCAATGTGTAATCATAGCATTATTTCTGTGGGAAGCTTTAGCTGGTGGTCAGCTTGGCTGGCTAATGGTCAAACAGTCTATTATCCACATCCATTCGAGAAAAATACTTACCTCGAAACTAAATTTAGTTCTCATACACGTGACTATTTCCCTTTAGATTGGATTCCTATTGACATTTAA
- the LOC115232568 gene encoding galactoside 2-alpha-L-fucosyltransferase 3 isoform X1 gives MKNYRYCFKKLLKFIPAGFIAVMLISYGFPHKDSVEKSIRCLNLTNISCPRCLPQSARHIVPEKKTLCLKLSGRLGNNLFQIASVFGIARAKDMHFTLKYSQHLKHLKEIFKIESLLVNISCPENFITDVKHCSFSNVVLKYPNNKDYLMYGYFQSWLYFFSVEPEIRTMFTFQSKIRDEAQNILRNITQFHHQKYSLTNNNSMTYVGIHIRRGDFLKERNVKLGYKTAPALYFENAMEYYRKQFTNYIFIVCTDDIEWSTKNLGHKSTYYVHEAFYIDFAVLSMCNHSIISVGSFSWWSAWLANGQTVYYPHPFEKNTYLETKFSSHTRDYFPLDWIPIDI, from the exons ATGAAGAACTATAGATACTGCttcaaaaaattattaaaatttattccaG CTGGTTTTATAGCAGTTATGCTTATTTCTTATGGATTTCCTCATAAGGACTCTGTCGAAAAGTCCATACGCTGTCTCAACCTAACAAATATAAGTTGCCCACGGTGTTTGCCTCAAAGTGCCCGTCATATAGTTccagaaaagaaaacattatgcCTTAAGCTTTCAGGACGTCTAGGAAATAATCTCTTCCAGATCGCCTCGGTTTTCGGTATTGCTAGAGCAAAAGATATGCATTTCACTTTAAAATACAGTCAACACCTGAAGCATTTGAAAGAAATCTTCAAGATAGAATCTTTGCTGGTGAATATATCATGTCCAGAAAATTTTATTACAGATGTGAAACATTGCAGCTTCAGTAATGTCGTTTTGAAATACCCGAACAATAAAGATTATTTGATGTATGGTTATTTCCAATCTTGGTTATATTTTTTCTCCGTTGAACCAGAAATTCGAACTATGTTTACTTTTCAATCAAAAATACGCGATGAGGCACAAAATATTCTGAGGAATATAACCCAGTTTCATCACCAAAAATATTCACTAACAAATAACAACTCCATGACATACGTTGGTATTCATATTCGAAGAGGCGATTTCTTGAAAGAAAGAAACGTAAAATTAGGATACAAAACTGCACCAGCGCTATATTTTGAAAACGCTATGGAATATTATCGGAAGCAgttcacaaattatatatttatcgtCTGCACAGACGATATTGAATGGAGCACAAAAAATCTTGGGCACAAATCTACTTATTATGTGCACGAAGCATTTTATATAGACTTTGCTGTATTATCAATGTGTAATCATAGCATTATTTCTGTGGGAAGCTTTAGCTGGTGGTCAGCTTGGCTGGCTAATGGTCAAACAGTCTATTATCCACATCCATTCGAGAAAAATACTTACCTCGAAACTAAATTTAGTTCTCATACACGTGACTATTTCCCTTTAGATTGGATTCCTATTGACATTTAA